The following are encoded in a window of Acinonyx jubatus isolate Ajub_Pintada_27869175 chromosome D4, VMU_Ajub_asm_v1.0, whole genome shotgun sequence genomic DNA:
- the BARX1 gene encoding homeobox protein BarH-like 1 yields the protein MQRPGEPGAARFGPPEGCADHPPHRYRSFMIEEILTEPPGPKGAAPAAAAAAAAGELLKFGVQALLAARPFHSHLAVLKAEQAAVFKFPLAPLGCSGLGSALLAAGPGLPGAPGTPHLPLELQLRGKLETPGTGEPGTKAKKGRRSRTVFTELQLMGLEKRFEKQKYLSTPDRIDLAESLGLSQLQVKTWYQNRRMKWKKIVLQGGGLESPTKPKGRPKKNSIPTSEQLTEQERAKEAERPAEAPGEIIDRSRED from the exons ATGCAGCGGCCTGGGGAGCCCGGCGCCGCGCGCTTCGGGCCGCCGGAGGGCTGCGCCGACCACCCGCCGCACCGCTACCGCAGCTTCATGATCGAGGAGATCCTCACCGAGCCGCCGGGGCCCAAGGgcgccgcgcccgccgccgccgccgccgccgccgcgggcgAGCTGCTCAAGTTCGGCGTGCAGGCGCTGCTGGCGGCGCGGCCCTTCCACAGCCACCTGG cCGTGCTGAAGGCCGAGCAGGCAGCGGTGTTTAAGTTCCCGCTGGCGCCGCTCGGGTGCTCGGGGCTGGGTTCAGCGTTACTGGCCGCAGGGCCTGGACTGCCCGGCGCCCCTGGCACACCGCACCTGCCGCTTGAGCTGCAGCTCCGTGGGAAGCTGGAGACGCCCGGCACCGGGGAGCCGGGCACCAAGGCCAAGAAGGGGCGTCGGAGCCGCACAGTGTTCACCGAGCTGCAGCTGATGGGCCTAGAGAAACGCTTCGAGAAGCAGAAGTACCTCTCCACGCCTGACAG AATAGATCTGGCGGAATCCCTGGGCCTGAGTCAGTTGCAGGTGAAGACGTGGTACCAGAATCGGAGGATGAAGTGGAAGAAAATA GTGCTGCAGGGCGGCGGCCTGGAGTCTCCCACCAAGCCCAAGGGGAGGCCCAAGAAGAACTCCATTCCCACGAGTGAGCAACTCACGGAGCAGGAGCGCGCCAAGGAGGCGGAGAGGCCGGCGGAGGCGCCAGGCGAGATCATCGACAGGAGCCGCGAGGACTGA